In one Saccharibacillus brassicae genomic region, the following are encoded:
- a CDS encoding DNRLRE domain-containing protein, with protein sequence MRAKQKWLLSTLLVSSLGAQVVPHSALADPEPAKAPDETQIKNDKAAAAFIETPAEVVSEETADRTLYSKEYLMSDNSRETVLSAAPLHYRDDNGDYQDIRLSLTLEEVLPEKESAPTADVPADADSQPAESTESESTPTESTPTADSPAAAPEAASDAAKPEASALRSLSSASLAEPAAEAPSAEPAKETPAQPAPSADEPAAETPAAPQPAEDKPAPAAEEPQAPAAEPSSAPAAPSAEAGYTSATVPYTPSLHNAYAQGFSLGANGSTVGLVPVGAQDAQADVSQSASGQLSYANVWNSTDANLALAASGVEQTLNLASADAPATFRFEVQGPLGADLTSGSLAVSPAWLTDANGQRREARQTLREESGVRYLDVEADHRDLAYPVELHTGIMLQTTAQTATVTAEPSESAEASAGMRTFARSAPKPLDRRTYLQFDLSGLPEDAAIREAYLTSATGGEAGNPDTLRVLRAVEPWNEATLTSDEQPRTALRADGASYGKLRTDESGQPRIDLDPDLITRWLTDEQPNYGVQIDSAGEPTSFAEAPQLHIRHGGDAVSTLSAAGTPMQFQYFYDDQSRLQYILFSSGERINFTYDTNGNLIKREYVQGF encoded by the coding sequence ATGCGCGCAAAACAAAAATGGCTTCTGTCCACCCTGCTCGTCTCCTCGCTTGGAGCGCAGGTCGTGCCTCATTCCGCTCTGGCCGATCCCGAACCGGCCAAGGCGCCGGACGAGACGCAGATCAAGAACGACAAAGCGGCAGCCGCTTTTATCGAAACGCCGGCCGAAGTGGTCAGCGAAGAAACGGCCGACCGCACGCTGTACAGCAAAGAGTACCTCATGAGCGACAACAGCCGGGAGACGGTATTGTCTGCCGCTCCGCTGCATTACCGGGACGACAACGGCGATTATCAGGACATCCGCCTGTCGCTGACGTTGGAAGAGGTTTTGCCGGAAAAAGAAAGCGCGCCGACCGCCGACGTTCCGGCCGACGCCGACTCGCAGCCGGCCGAATCGACGGAAAGCGAATCGACGCCGACCGAATCAACGCCGACCGCCGACAGCCCAGCCGCAGCGCCTGAAGCTGCATCTGATGCAGCCAAGCCGGAAGCGTCTGCACTCCGCTCGCTGTCTTCCGCTTCGCTCGCGGAACCGGCTGCCGAAGCACCGTCCGCCGAGCCGGCGAAGGAAACGCCTGCGCAGCCCGCGCCGTCCGCTGACGAACCGGCCGCCGAGACGCCAGCCGCTCCGCAGCCTGCCGAAGACAAGCCGGCTCCCGCCGCCGAAGAACCGCAGGCTCCGGCCGCCGAACCGTCGTCCGCTCCCGCCGCTCCGTCTGCCGAAGCCGGTTACACCTCGGCGACCGTGCCTTACACGCCGAGCCTACATAACGCTTACGCACAAGGCTTTTCGCTCGGCGCAAACGGCAGCACCGTCGGCCTTGTTCCGGTCGGCGCGCAGGATGCGCAGGCAGACGTGTCCCAATCCGCTTCCGGCCAACTGAGCTACGCCAACGTCTGGAACTCTACCGACGCGAATCTGGCGCTTGCCGCTTCAGGCGTTGAACAGACGCTGAACCTAGCTTCCGCCGACGCGCCTGCGACGTTCCGTTTCGAAGTGCAGGGCCCGCTCGGCGCCGATCTGACGAGCGGCAGCCTGGCCGTATCGCCGGCCTGGTTGACCGACGCGAACGGACAGCGCCGCGAAGCGCGGCAGACGCTGCGCGAAGAAAGCGGAGTCCGCTATCTCGACGTGGAGGCGGATCACCGCGATCTCGCGTACCCGGTAGAACTGCATACCGGCATCATGCTGCAGACGACCGCGCAGACGGCGACCGTCACGGCCGAACCGTCGGAATCTGCCGAAGCTTCCGCCGGGATGAGAACGTTCGCCCGCTCCGCGCCTAAGCCGTTGGATCGCCGCACGTATCTCCAGTTCGATCTGTCCGGCCTGCCGGAAGACGCGGCCATTCGCGAAGCATATCTGACGAGCGCCACAGGCGGCGAAGCCGGCAATCCCGACACGCTGCGCGTGCTGCGCGCCGTGGAACCGTGGAACGAAGCGACGCTGACTTCCGACGAGCAGCCGAGAACGGCGCTGCGCGCCGACGGAGCCAGCTACGGCAAGCTTCGCACCGACGAATCCGGGCAGCCGCGGATCGACCTCGATCCCGACCTGATTACGCGCTGGTTGACCGACGAGCAGCCGAACTACGGCGTGCAGATCGACAGCGCCGGCGAGCCGACATCGTTTGCGGAAGCGCCGCAGCTGCATATCCGCCACGGAGGCGACGCGGTCAGCACGCTCAGCGCGGCCGGCACGCCGATGCAGTTCCAGTATTTCTACGACGACCAGAGCCGACTCCAATACATCCTGTTCTCGTCCGGCGAACGGATCAACTTCACGTACGACACCAACGGCAACCTGATCAAAAGAGAATACGTTCAGGGCTTCTGA
- a CDS encoding RHS repeat protein, which translates to MKKPFFKVLNAALVAALLLPPIAAPNRAQAAPAASAASRAAVSALSNVAFNNGFAPQSMYEIAANTPYSGAAEGENISDASGSLTRMETDFSLPGRGGLDFTLGRLYESNTAYIWEPKIAQTTNASGQTVYTNDNEYYTYNERTSNLGVGWTWAFPSVELRGDQRYLHFADGTVYQIAADGQGLVDYPLQDVKFAPATTVISTQDAAGKTVTATAAYSLTDTLGTQSLFNAEGRWIGTKDAYGNVILVEYAKIAVNDQNAYPMISRVIDTLNREIKFSYRSDSVTVGYAGKSLVFNKKLISDTNKKRNLTSAVNENGETTSYGYEKQSASLDADGPGGASASSTIYSGLNAVTYPTGAGTIYEYDKTTKRLGEAGTLDYYRVKKRYDSMKDNGTKKKNFVAYDYTDATDFSDPAQTSSTIKRTTIINPNGGAAVPSNEKIVETTVLNADHLAVKETREKTGEYKKQIDTVYDPDQQLAVRITETDTDYTQKPEKTGNKVHAYTYDQYGNVLTYTNPLGHIGSYSYSATYPGLALSERNTVSGVITDDISHTADPALPHITQTAQNYADESGQASLLQMTYQHDAYGNLTQTVQQLEDDKTQQTDIEYGAAVKNAYPTAIKQKVTENGTPKTIEERYEYDLPTGRVLKHFDGNAVAKGAPAGSDEAYEYDNVGRITKVTRPAAADGTRATSTTAFSYSTIGQIGQFYTVDEEGKESKEIYDGLGRPSAVELKRKDNNNNVAFYTLQSNHYNDLGELDYTTDGEGHKTSYTYDANGEVKETISAAGRVTGYAHNAALNQSTTTTDYGEKVTTQTDEIGRDTGTTRTDEKGNVITSTNQYEVGGDPFAMSSTDGKGATTGFTNDGLHRLQNVTQSAGGTSMNTKYSYNKLGAMTEKVFPDLTKIAYGYDELGRRLSKTDSVLGKESYTYDNNSNITGGTTRGGISVVNQYDEQNRLTEEPQIAYPLGHGEFWFPRQATYYKNGLRKSMTDETGTTQYFYTLDNNLERMVYPDGKQISYTYYKNGLPGNRNRTSLRAWRLRFLALSELFTP; encoded by the coding sequence GTGAAAAAACCATTTTTCAAAGTCCTTAACGCCGCGCTCGTCGCAGCCCTGCTGCTGCCGCCGATCGCCGCTCCCAATCGCGCGCAGGCGGCTCCGGCCGCTTCTGCCGCGTCCCGTGCCGCCGTATCGGCGCTGTCGAACGTCGCTTTCAATAACGGGTTCGCCCCGCAGTCCATGTACGAGATCGCGGCGAACACGCCTTACAGCGGCGCTGCCGAAGGCGAGAACATCTCCGATGCCAGCGGCTCGCTGACCCGCATGGAGACCGACTTTAGCCTGCCGGGCCGCGGCGGGCTGGACTTTACGCTGGGACGGCTGTATGAGAGCAATACCGCCTACATCTGGGAGCCGAAGATCGCGCAGACGACGAACGCTTCCGGCCAGACGGTGTACACGAACGACAACGAATACTATACATACAACGAACGCACGTCGAACCTCGGCGTCGGCTGGACCTGGGCTTTCCCGTCCGTCGAACTGCGGGGCGACCAGCGCTATCTGCACTTTGCCGACGGAACGGTGTATCAGATCGCCGCGGACGGTCAGGGACTGGTCGATTATCCGCTGCAGGACGTGAAGTTCGCGCCTGCGACGACCGTGATCTCCACGCAGGACGCCGCCGGCAAAACGGTAACCGCCACGGCCGCGTACTCGCTGACCGACACGCTCGGCACGCAGTCGCTGTTCAATGCGGAAGGCCGCTGGATCGGCACGAAGGACGCTTACGGCAACGTGATTCTGGTCGAATACGCCAAGATAGCCGTTAACGACCAGAACGCCTACCCGATGATCAGCCGGGTTATCGACACGCTGAACCGCGAGATCAAGTTCTCCTACAGATCCGATTCCGTGACGGTCGGGTATGCAGGCAAATCGCTCGTTTTTAACAAAAAACTGATCAGCGACACGAACAAAAAGCGCAATCTCACTTCCGCGGTCAACGAGAACGGCGAGACGACTTCGTATGGCTACGAGAAGCAGAGCGCCAGCCTCGACGCCGACGGACCCGGCGGGGCGAGTGCCTCCTCTACGATCTACTCCGGGCTGAATGCCGTCACTTACCCAACAGGTGCGGGCACGATTTACGAATACGACAAAACGACCAAACGTCTCGGCGAAGCCGGTACGCTGGATTATTACAGAGTGAAAAAGCGCTATGATTCGATGAAAGATAACGGAACGAAGAAAAAGAACTTTGTCGCTTACGACTACACCGATGCCACGGACTTCTCCGATCCGGCGCAGACGTCATCTACGATCAAGCGTACGACGATCATCAATCCGAACGGTGGAGCAGCCGTTCCTTCCAACGAGAAGATCGTCGAGACGACCGTCCTGAACGCCGATCACCTCGCGGTCAAGGAAACGCGCGAGAAAACGGGCGAATACAAGAAGCAGATCGACACCGTCTACGATCCGGATCAGCAGTTGGCCGTGCGGATCACCGAGACCGATACGGACTACACGCAGAAGCCGGAGAAGACCGGCAATAAAGTCCATGCGTACACGTACGACCAATACGGCAACGTACTGACCTACACGAATCCGCTGGGTCATATCGGCAGCTATTCGTATTCGGCGACGTACCCGGGACTTGCGCTGAGCGAGCGTAATACCGTATCGGGCGTCATCACCGACGATATCTCGCACACCGCCGATCCGGCGCTGCCGCATATTACGCAGACCGCGCAGAACTACGCCGACGAGAGCGGCCAGGCCAGCCTGCTGCAGATGACCTACCAGCACGATGCCTACGGCAACCTGACGCAGACCGTGCAGCAGCTGGAAGACGACAAGACCCAGCAGACGGATATCGAATACGGCGCAGCCGTCAAAAACGCCTATCCGACTGCGATCAAGCAAAAAGTGACGGAAAACGGCACGCCGAAAACCATCGAAGAACGCTACGAATACGATCTGCCGACCGGCCGCGTACTCAAACACTTCGACGGCAACGCCGTAGCCAAAGGCGCTCCCGCCGGTTCCGACGAAGCGTACGAATACGACAACGTGGGCCGGATCACCAAAGTAACGCGCCCCGCTGCAGCGGACGGCACGCGCGCAACGTCGACCACTGCGTTCTCGTACAGCACCATCGGCCAGATCGGCCAATTCTACACGGTGGACGAAGAAGGCAAAGAAAGCAAAGAGATCTACGACGGTCTCGGCCGTCCTTCCGCAGTTGAACTCAAACGCAAAGACAACAATAACAACGTCGCGTTCTACACGCTTCAGTCCAATCACTACAACGATCTGGGCGAACTGGATTACACGACGGACGGCGAAGGCCATAAGACGAGCTACACGTACGATGCCAACGGCGAGGTCAAAGAAACGATCTCGGCAGCAGGACGCGTCACGGGATATGCGCATAACGCAGCATTGAATCAGAGTACAACGACAACCGATTACGGTGAAAAAGTGACTACGCAAACCGATGAAATCGGCCGTGATACGGGTACAACACGTACTGATGAAAAGGGAAATGTGATCACATCAACCAACCAGTACGAAGTCGGCGGCGATCCGTTCGCCATGAGTTCCACCGACGGCAAAGGCGCCACGACCGGCTTCACAAACGACGGACTGCACCGCCTGCAGAACGTGACGCAGAGTGCCGGCGGCACGTCGATGAACACGAAATATTCGTACAACAAGCTCGGCGCGATGACCGAAAAAGTGTTCCCGGATCTCACCAAGATCGCCTACGGCTATGACGAACTGGGCCGCCGGTTGTCCAAAACGGACTCCGTGCTCGGCAAAGAAAGCTACACGTACGACAACAACAGCAACATCACCGGCGGCACGACGCGCGGGGGTATCAGCGTCGTCAATCAGTACGACGAGCAGAATCGCCTGACTGAGGAACCGCAAATCGCGTACCCTTTAGGGCATGGCGAATTTTGGTTCCCGCGCCAAGCGACGTACTACAAGAACGGTCTGCGCAAGTCGATGACCGACGAGACCGGCACGACCCAGTATTTCTATACACTGGACAACAATCTGGAGCGTATGGTATACCCGGACGGTAAGCAGATCTCGTACACGTATTACAAAAATGGCCTGCCAGGAAACCGGAATCGCACATCCCTACGGGCTTGGCGATTGCGGTTTCTCGCGTTGAGCGAGCTTTTTACACCATGA
- a CDS encoding polymorphic toxin-type HINT domain-containing protein, whose amino-acid sequence MTDPFGMTTTYIYNADNQLSQVLTDNTKQAEYTYRDGLTQSDENYLKSSQLYQTKLGNGQITTTYTNDGFGRLTNLLQSAGGLTKAFTYGYDNGDNRRSKRDVLTRFDITSRSDGTTSGTFTYDELDRIITSSEGEETYTYDGKGNRLTLQSSIQMPHKDNIDYTYNQAEQLSGITRNQTSVSYKYNGDGLMTERSITKNGQATTTRYYYDGANIVAEGTVAADGSVTFKARYVRGAQLIYREDASRRSKRNALIRFDNQKAYYQHNGHGDVTGLVKADGTALNSYTYDIWGNPLTADVQVENPFGYSGEFWDEDTGLQYLRSRWYDPSIGRFIQEDTFEGYVNRPSSLNPYTYVENNPLKYVDPSGHFLDTIYDLLSTGYDLYKLAKDPTWENAAYVAADVLAIAIPVAPSPSATIRATKAAATKAIDEGTVASKTTKAVNKACNCFTAETKVKTDQGEKNIEDVKIGDNVLSKDENTDEVTYKQVTATFNHKTDEIYSIHVGDQVIESTYNHPFWVVGKGWVFVKDLKSGDLLEQSDGKTLEVGTIEVQQRQTTVYNMTVEGFHTYFVSGLGIWVHNIDCQIPTITDKQIGKKFSDHVDDYELPRSKEGVMKYKAITEDVLNNAGENIKVGDWKTLGKSEFWLHDGNVAIVNNGNWISTFPLKKEGTANYINGLPLKK is encoded by the coding sequence ATGACCGACCCGTTCGGCATGACGACGACTTATATCTACAATGCCGACAACCAGTTGTCGCAAGTGCTTACGGACAACACGAAGCAGGCCGAATACACGTACCGCGACGGCCTGACCCAATCCGACGAGAACTATCTCAAGTCGTCCCAGCTGTACCAGACCAAACTGGGCAACGGACAGATCACGACGACGTACACGAACGACGGATTCGGACGCCTGACAAATCTGCTGCAGTCGGCCGGCGGCTTGACCAAAGCCTTCACGTACGGCTACGATAACGGAGATAATCGCCGATCGAAGCGGGACGTTTTAACGCGCTTCGATATCACCAGCCGCAGCGACGGCACGACAAGCGGCACGTTCACGTACGACGAACTGGATCGCATCATCACCAGCTCCGAAGGCGAAGAGACGTACACGTACGACGGCAAAGGCAACCGCCTGACGCTGCAATCCAGCATCCAGATGCCGCACAAAGACAATATCGATTACACGTACAACCAGGCCGAACAGCTGAGCGGAATTACGCGCAACCAGACTTCGGTAAGCTACAAGTACAACGGCGACGGCCTGATGACCGAACGCAGCATCACGAAAAACGGACAGGCGACTACGACCCGCTACTACTACGACGGCGCGAATATCGTTGCCGAAGGTACGGTAGCCGCAGACGGCAGCGTCACGTTCAAAGCCCGCTATGTGCGCGGCGCGCAGCTGATCTACCGCGAAGACGCGAGCCGTCGGTCGAAGCGGAACGCTTTAATCCGCTTCGACAACCAGAAAGCGTACTACCAGCATAACGGCCACGGCGACGTGACCGGACTGGTCAAAGCCGACGGTACCGCGCTGAACAGCTACACCTACGACATCTGGGGCAATCCGCTAACTGCGGACGTGCAAGTCGAGAATCCGTTCGGCTATTCGGGCGAGTTCTGGGACGAAGATACGGGCCTGCAATATCTGAGAAGCCGTTGGTACGATCCGAGCATCGGGCGGTTTATTCAGGAGGATACGTTTGAAGGGTATGTGAACCGGCCGAGCAGTTTGAATCCATATACGTATGTGGAGAATAATCCGCTGAAATATGTGGATCCGAGCGGGCACTTCTTGGATACGATTTACGATCTACTTTCAACCGGTTACGATCTGTATAAACTCGCGAAAGATCCAACTTGGGAAAATGCAGCTTATGTTGCAGCAGATGTCTTGGCGATAGCCATTCCTGTCGCCCCAAGTCCGAGTGCGACTATTCGAGCAACCAAAGCAGCGGCGACGAAAGCGATCGACGAAGGAACGGTAGCCTCGAAAACAACTAAAGCGGTCAACAAAGCCTGCAACTGTTTCACGGCAGAGACCAAAGTCAAGACCGATCAAGGCGAGAAAAACATCGAAGACGTAAAAATTGGCGACAACGTCTTGTCCAAAGACGAAAACACCGACGAAGTCACGTACAAGCAGGTCACGGCGACCTTTAACCACAAAACGGACGAGATCTACAGCATCCATGTCGGCGATCAGGTGATCGAATCGACGTACAACCATCCGTTCTGGGTCGTAGGCAAAGGTTGGGTGTTTGTCAAAGACTTGAAGTCCGGCGATCTGTTGGAGCAAAGCGACGGCAAGACTTTAGAAGTCGGAACCATCGAAGTCCAGCAGCGTCAGACGACGGTTTACAATATGACGGTGGAAGGATTCCATACGTATTTTGTGAGCGGGTTGGGGATTTGGGTTCACAATATAGATTGTCAAATACCAACAATCACTGATAAGCAAATAGGCAAGAAATTTTCTGATCATGTAGACGATTATGAACTGCCACGTTCCAAAGAAGGGGTTATGAAATATAAAGCTATAACAGAAGATGTACTTAATAATGCCGGGGAAAATATAAAAGTTGGTGATTGGAAAACTCTTGGAAAGTCTGAGTTTTGGTTACACGATGGTAATGTAGCCATTGTAAATAATGGGAATTGGATTTCTACATTTCCTTTAAAGAAGGAGGGAACAGCTAATTATATAAACGGCTTACCACTTAAGAAATAA
- a CDS encoding RHS repeat-associated core domain-containing protein, which yields MTDPFGMTTTYIYNADNQLSQVLTDNTKQAEYTYRDGLTQSDENYLKSSQLYQTKLGNGQITTTYTNDGFGRLTKLLQSAGGLTKVFTYGYDNGDNRRSKRDALSRFDITSRSDGTTSGTFTYDELDRIITSSEGAETYTYDGKGNRLTLQSSIQMPHKDNIDYTYNQAEQLSNVTRNQTSVSYKYNGDGLMTERSITKNGQATTTRYYYDGANIIAEGTVAADGSVTFKARYVRGAQLIYREDASHRSKRNALICFDNQKAYYQHNGHGDVTGLVKADGTALNSYTYDIWGNPLTSDVQVENPFGYSGEFWDEDTGLEYLRSRWYDPSIGRFIQEDTFEGYVNRPSSLNPYTYVENNPLKYMDPTGTRTYLIHGTVFADTPDTGVRTWKPDFKTYLKNMTGERVDTVGWTGGNSTFARSAAATGGQGPLFENENIAARIIKSHNQDRDEPIRLVGHSHGGNVAILIANELKRNNIEVDTLVTIATPVREDY from the coding sequence ATGACCGACCCGTTCGGCATGACAACGACGTACATCTACAATGCGGACAATCAATTGTCGCAAGTTCTTACCGACAACACGAAGCAGGCCGAATACACGTACCGCGACGGCCTGACCCAATCCGACGAGAACTATCTCAAGTCGTCCCAGCTGTACCAGACCAAACTGGGTAACGGACAGATCACGACGACGTACACGAACGACGGATTCGGACGCCTGACGAAGCTGCTGCAGTCGGCCGGCGGCTTGACCAAAGTCTTCACGTACGGCTACGATAACGGAGATAATCGCCGATCGAAGCGGGACGCTTTAAGCCGCTTCGATATCACCAGCCGCAGCGACGGCACGACAAGCGGTACGTTCACGTACGACGAACTGGATCGCATCATCACCAGCTCCGAAGGCGCAGAGACGTACACGTACGATGGCAAAGGCAACCGACTGACGCTGCAATCCAGCATCCAGATGCCACACAAAGACAACATCGATTACACGTACAACCAGGCCGAACAGCTGAGCAATGTGACACGCAATCAGACTTCCGTCAGCTACAAATATAACGGTGACGGTCTGATGACCGAGCGCAGCATCACGAAAAACGGCCAGGCGACCACGACGCGCTACTACTACGACGGCGCGAACATCATTGCCGAAGGTACGGTAGCCGCAGACGGCAGCGTCACGTTCAAAGCCCGCTACGTGCGCGGCGCGCAGCTGATCTACCGTGAAGACGCGAGCCATCGGTCGAAGCGGAACGCTTTAATCTGCTTCGACAACCAGAAAGCCTACTACCAGCACAACGGCCACGGCGACGTGACCGGATTGGTCAAAGCCGACGGTACCGCGCTCAACAGCTACACCTACGATATCTGGGGCAATCCACTGACTTCGGACGTTCAAGTCGAGAATCCATTCGGCTATTCGGGCGAGTTCTGGGACGAAGATACGGGCCTGGAATACCTGAGAAGCCGTTGGTATGACCCGAGCATCGGGCGGTTTATTCAGGAGGATACGTTCGAAGGGTACGTGAACCGACCGAGCAGCTTGAATCCGTATACGTATGTAGAGAATAATCCGCTGAAATATATGGATCCGACAGGGACTAGAACTTATTTGATTCATGGTACTGTTTTCGCTGATACACCAGACACAGGGGTAAGGACTTGGAAACCGGACTTCAAAACGTATCTTAAAAATATGACTGGAGAAAGAGTAGATACTGTCGGATGGACTGGAGGTAATAGTACATTTGCTAGAAGTGCAGCTGCGACAGGAGGGCAGGGACCTCTTTTTGAAAATGAAAATATAGCTGCTAGAATTATCAAGAGCCATAATCAAGATAGAGATGAGCCTATTAGATTGGTCGGACACAGTCATGGTGGTAATGTAGCCATCTTAATTGCAAATGAACTTAAAAGGAACAATATAGAAGTTGATACTTTAGTCACTATTGCTACTCCTGTAAGAGAAGACTACTAG
- a CDS encoding HEAT repeat domain-containing protein, with amino-acid sequence MEETEFELELNKKLDYLFEVEAGKVPDFERLELYASDPFGLVRAETATALGDCFNEQAEKILLKLAHDKYWLVRAEAVDVLGQKSFSLQVLKKIKRMTQKDRSMVVRAYAVLSFYDVAAALQMRKTEILSILEKGLENERSNYVRYQYYRVMYELGEKEYLNELFKGRYEKTYTSRCSVSGKLFEIVNQENAEEIKAFAIDWLKEEGKRSVRSGLEELLERCKTVIAESLTNKRL; translated from the coding sequence ATGGAAGAAACTGAATTCGAATTGGAATTAAATAAAAAGTTAGACTATTTATTTGAGGTCGAAGCAGGGAAGGTTCCTGATTTTGAAAGATTAGAATTATACGCAAGTGATCCTTTTGGTCTGGTTCGTGCGGAGACAGCTACTGCTTTAGGAGACTGCTTCAATGAACAAGCTGAAAAAATACTTTTAAAACTCGCTCATGATAAGTACTGGCTTGTACGTGCTGAAGCGGTTGATGTATTAGGGCAAAAAAGTTTTTCGCTGCAAGTATTGAAGAAAATTAAAAGAATGACTCAAAAAGATCGTTCGATGGTTGTACGTGCCTATGCTGTTCTTTCTTTTTATGATGTAGCCGCCGCCTTACAAATGAGAAAAACTGAAATACTATCTATTTTAGAAAAAGGCTTAGAAAACGAAAGATCGAATTATGTTCGTTATCAATATTATCGGGTGATGTATGAGTTAGGGGAAAAAGAATACTTGAATGAATTGTTTAAAGGACGTTATGAGAAAACCTATACTTCGAGATGTTCGGTGAGTGGTAAATTGTTTGAGATAGTGAATCAGGAAAATGCTGAAGAAATCAAGGCGTTTGCAATAGATTGGCTGAAGGAAGAAGGGAAAAGGTCAGTACGTTCAGGATTAGAAGAACTTTTAGAACGATGTAAGACAGTAATAGCAGAATCACTTACAAACAAACGTCTATGA
- a CDS encoding polymorphic toxin-type HINT domain-containing protein, translated as MSKDENTDEVTYKQVTATSNHETDEIYSIHVGDQVIESTYNHPFWVVGKGWVFVKDLKPGDLLEQSDGKTLEVGTIEIQQRQTTVYNMTVEGFHTYFVSGLGIWVHNDECSEAARYQRYWEQTYNDPYKGEPNTRQRLYTTPGNRSIVDQKINTKTGELYKRETIYDEFGRKIGNNDYTDHGRSDVPSHTNPHYHANPYKNPNQHGPGTPGLHPKTPR; from the coding sequence TTGTCCAAAGACGAAAACACCGACGAAGTCACCTACAAGCAGGTTACGGCGACCTCCAACCATGAAACGGACGAGATCTACAGCATCCATGTCGGCGATCAGGTGATCGAATCGACGTACAACCATCCGTTTTGGGTTGTAGGCAAAGGCTGGGTGTTTGTCAAAGACCTGAAACCGGGCGATCTGTTGGAGCAAAGCGATGGGAAGACTTTAGAAGTCGGAACTATCGAAATCCAGCAGCGTCAGACGACGGTTTACAATATGACGGTGGAAGGATTCCATACGTATTTTGTGAGCGGGTTGGGGATTTGGGTTCATAATGATGAATGCTCAGAAGCAGCTCGATATCAAAGATATTGGGAACAAACTTATAATGATCCCTACAAAGGAGAACCGAATACAAGACAAAGACTTTATACCACGCCAGGAAATCGGAGTATAGTAGATCAAAAAATCAATACAAAAACGGGAGAGTTATATAAAAGAGAAACTATTTACGATGAATTTGGAAGAAAAATTGGAAATAATGATTATACGGATCATGGAAGATCAGATGTGCCTTCACATACTAATCCACATTATCATGCTAATCCTTATAAGAATCCTAACCAACACGGACCAGGAACTCCAGGATTACATCCTAAAACTCCGAGGTGA